One part of the Halopenitus persicus genome encodes these proteins:
- a CDS encoding ABC transporter permease: MRPGDLLTRFPSVLMAWRNLGRNRVRTALATLGIVIGVVAIASLGITGAAIQQQATADLGSLANEVTVTSGQDSSTDGVTDDQVARIDRLLTDARVVPRKTNTTTIESREGEAFVTVTGLTEASALYDAAAGEAPDRLQSGALLSADTARELGLELGDPVEYEGRLYRIRGLIEAEGGFGGGGNELVIPPSGLADQQHYDSVTIVAADGEAATAIVDRLEAEFNDGDEEELSVTSFASAQENIDSFLNTLNLALLGIGSISLVVASVAILNVMLMSTIERRGEIGVLRAVGIRRGEILRMILTEAAFIGVIGGAVGALVSLGVGLVLFDAVAGDPLLVLRWDSARYLVSGFAFAVVASVLSGLYPAWKAATDRPVEALRG, encoded by the coding sequence ATGAGGCCGGGCGATCTGTTGACTCGGTTCCCGAGCGTCCTGATGGCGTGGCGGAACCTCGGCCGGAACCGGGTGCGGACCGCGCTCGCGACCCTGGGGATCGTCATCGGCGTCGTCGCGATCGCGTCGCTGGGGATCACCGGGGCCGCGATCCAACAGCAGGCGACGGCCGACCTCGGGAGCCTGGCGAACGAGGTGACCGTCACCAGCGGGCAGGATAGCTCGACCGACGGCGTCACCGACGACCAGGTCGCCCGGATCGACCGCCTCCTCACGGACGCCCGGGTCGTGCCACGGAAGACCAACACGACGACGATCGAGTCGCGGGAGGGGGAGGCGTTCGTCACGGTCACCGGCCTGACCGAGGCGAGCGCGCTGTACGACGCTGCCGCGGGGGAGGCGCCGGACCGGCTCCAGTCGGGCGCGCTGTTGAGCGCCGACACCGCCCGCGAACTGGGCCTCGAGCTCGGCGACCCCGTGGAGTACGAGGGGCGACTCTACCGGATCCGCGGGCTCATCGAGGCGGAGGGCGGGTTCGGCGGCGGCGGCAACGAGCTCGTGATCCCGCCCTCGGGGCTTGCAGACCAGCAGCACTACGACTCGGTGACGATCGTCGCGGCGGACGGCGAGGCGGCGACCGCGATCGTCGACCGGCTCGAGGCCGAGTTCAACGACGGCGACGAGGAGGAGCTGAGCGTCACCAGCTTCGCGAGCGCCCAGGAGAACATCGATTCCTTCCTGAACACGCTGAACCTCGCGCTGTTGGGCATCGGCTCGATCTCGTTGGTCGTCGCCAGCGTCGCCATCCTAAACGTGATGTTGATGTCCACGATCGAGCGCCGCGGGGAGATCGGCGTCCTGCGCGCGGTCGGGATCCGCCGCGGGGAGATCCTCCGGATGATCCTGACCGAGGCCGCCTTCATCGGCGTGATCGGCGGCGCCGTCGGCGCGCTCGTCTCGCTGGGCGTCGGACTCGTGCTGTTCGACGCCGTCGCCGGCGACCCGCTGTTGGTGTTGCGGTGGGACAGCGCCCGGTATCTCGTCTCCGGCTTCGCGTTCGCGGTCGTCGCCAGCGTCCTCAGCGGCCTCTACCCGGCCTGGAAGGCGGCGACCGACCGCCCCGTCGAGGCGCTTCGCGGGTGA
- the rpl4p gene encoding 50S ribosomal protein L4, giving the protein MKATVRDLDGEDAGSLELPAVFETAFRPDLIRRAVSVAQANRKQAYGADEFAGLRTPAESPGSGRGMAHIPQENGQARRVPSAVSGRRAHPPKAEKDQSKDLNDKERQLAVRSAIAATADAETVAERGHAFDEDLELPLVVADEFEDLEKTQEALAFLEAVGADADVERAEEGRSVRAGRGKTRGRKYKQPKSLLVVTAEDPSRAARNLAGVDVATAATVSAEDLAPGTHPGRLTVWTESAIAEVADR; this is encoded by the coding sequence ATGAAGGCAACAGTACGAGACCTGGACGGCGAGGACGCGGGCAGCCTCGAGCTGCCCGCCGTCTTCGAGACCGCGTTCCGCCCGGACCTCATCCGGCGAGCGGTCTCCGTCGCACAGGCCAACCGAAAGCAGGCGTACGGCGCCGACGAGTTCGCCGGGCTTCGAACCCCGGCCGAATCGCCCGGCTCCGGCCGCGGGATGGCACACATTCCCCAGGAGAACGGCCAGGCACGCCGCGTTCCCAGCGCCGTCTCCGGTCGCCGTGCCCACCCGCCGAAGGCCGAGAAGGACCAGTCGAAGGACCTCAACGACAAGGAACGGCAGCTCGCCGTCCGCTCGGCCATCGCGGCCACCGCGGACGCGGAGACCGTCGCCGAGCGCGGCCACGCGTTCGACGAGGACCTCGAGCTCCCGCTCGTCGTCGCCGACGAGTTCGAGGACCTCGAGAAGACCCAGGAGGCGCTCGCGTTCCTCGAGGCGGTCGGCGCCGACGCCGACGTCGAGCGCGCCGAGGAGGGACGGTCGGTCCGTGCCGGACGCGGGAAGACCCGCGGTCGGAAGTACAAACAGCCCAAGTCGCTGCTCGTCGTCACTGCCGAGGACCCCTCGCGCGCCGCGCGAAACCTCGCGGGCGTCGACGTCGCGACCGCGGCGACGGTGAGCGCGGAGGACCTCGCGCCCGGAACCCATCCGGGGCGGCTCACCGTCTGGACCGAGAGCGCGATCGCGGAGGTGGCCGACCGATGA
- a CDS encoding ABC transporter ATP-binding protein has translation MSVIVLESVTKRYESGAETVVALDDVDFHADRGEMVSIIGPSGSGKSTMLNMIGLLDTPTSGTVRIDGRVVSDFSEAELTEERRSGIGFVFQDFHLLPMLTAVENVELPSMWDTSVDRRDRAIDLLHRVGLGDRLTHTPDQLSGGQRQRVAIARALINEPDIVLADEPTGNLDRDTGATILDELTRFTTDEDVAVVSVTHDEQLVEYADRVVELIDGVVQGGSGQDGVSPE, from the coding sequence ATGAGCGTCATCGTCCTGGAGTCGGTGACGAAGCGCTACGAGAGCGGGGCCGAGACGGTGGTGGCGCTCGACGACGTCGACTTCCACGCCGACCGCGGCGAGATGGTCTCGATCATCGGTCCCTCCGGCTCGGGCAAGAGCACGATGCTCAATATGATCGGGCTGCTTGACACGCCGACGAGCGGGACCGTTCGGATCGACGGCCGGGTCGTGAGCGACTTCTCCGAGGCCGAGCTCACCGAGGAGCGCCGGTCCGGGATCGGCTTCGTCTTCCAGGACTTCCACTTGCTGCCGATGCTCACCGCGGTCGAGAACGTCGAGCTGCCCTCGATGTGGGACACGTCGGTCGACCGGCGCGACCGGGCGATCGACCTCCTCCACCGCGTGGGACTCGGCGATCGACTCACGCACACGCCCGATCAGCTGTCGGGCGGCCAGCGCCAGCGCGTCGCGATCGCGCGGGCGCTGATCAACGAACCCGATATCGTGTTGGCCGACGAGCCGACCGGCAACCTCGACCGGGACACCGGGGCCACGATCCTCGACGAACTCACGCGCTTTACGACCGACGAGGACGTCGCGGTCGTCTCGGTGACCCACGACGAGCAGCTGGTCGAGTACGCCGACCGCGTGGTCGAACTGATCGACGGGGTGGTCCAGGGCGGGAGCGGTCAGGACGGAGTGAGTCCGGAATGA
- the csg gene encoding HVO_2072 family ArtA-dependent S-layer glycoprotein: MTSQTNYRQKGRAVFLAAIMVLSVVAMSTAFVGSAAAAHGNTDVRPDIAPGNTTKNVTSGATVYQGEDVTGMHAFDSDEQLIGVGGAAEDELLELGIPIPEDQPRGTYSTNGSRAASNVTVTTARITDQEVRLNGGSGSDILGGSVSTDQAQNLQATVQYNFVKAEEVDVVVEDPDGNEITDAVTDDSTINTSDLAGSSPGASVNLDFSNEDAGEYTITFEGADDLDFGASQVSDTITLTTSRDLGIDVESDTVTQGDNVQYTVSGGTDGNTHVVAIQAGDWRSNNVSNARTIFRNVQDVNVKGVYDGTELNSGTASNAIAYAVVEIDGTQASGSINTQHLDTSDVDVELYDESNVSAAWSATSTEDDVSLTVEEGEITFDSVSPYVVGSEVTLNGTATSSDAVAVYVRDNAQWQRVDLNEDGTFDDTITVESDDTFEQEDVTLSSAAPNNILGLTGTYRLGMIDAADAQGRQMSTSNFSSGTSTTQSIRVVEGDLSATFATINGQVNTDDNTVDFSGTATGENEVVVAFVDRRGNTHAEIISVDSDGTFDEEDFDLSGFGLSQGSVSAHVITNGNDASVGDGSQLNTSGSETAGSYDDLVAWINGPVDDSSANGDQVREQIIANTIEATASDDKMVSTTFRYTDSATSISSVHAEGVEASGSNPVGIDETMIVSGTTNRQPDDNTITVELTNEDNTATEVVSTDEWGTDGQWSVQIDLSESDLETGTYTVESDDGTNSDTMEVELVTEREEPTEEPTEEPTTEPTEEPTTEPTEEPTEEPTEEPTEEPADTTEPTEEETPGFGAVVALVALVAAALLAVRRRP, translated from the coding sequence ATGACAAGCCAAACAAACTATCGGCAAAAGGGACGCGCAGTGTTCCTGGCGGCCATTATGGTGCTGTCCGTTGTCGCGATGTCCACGGCGTTCGTGGGCTCCGCAGCGGCAGCCCATGGGAATACTGATGTCCGTCCTGACATTGCGCCCGGTAACACGACGAAAAACGTAACGAGTGGAGCCACCGTCTACCAAGGTGAAGATGTTACTGGAATGCATGCCTTCGACTCCGACGAGCAGCTCATCGGTGTCGGCGGCGCTGCGGAGGACGAGCTCCTCGAGCTCGGCATTCCGATCCCCGAGGATCAGCCGCGTGGTACCTACTCCACTAATGGGAGTCGTGCCGCCAGCAACGTGACGGTTACCACCGCACGTATCACGGACCAGGAAGTCCGGCTGAACGGCGGCAGCGGAAGCGACATCCTCGGTGGGAGCGTTTCGACCGATCAGGCGCAAAACCTGCAGGCTACCGTCCAGTACAACTTCGTGAAGGCCGAAGAAGTTGACGTGGTCGTCGAGGACCCCGACGGGAACGAGATCACCGACGCGGTCACCGATGACTCCACGATCAACACGTCCGACCTTGCTGGATCTAGTCCCGGTGCGAGCGTTAATCTCGACTTCTCCAATGAGGACGCCGGCGAGTACACGATCACCTTCGAAGGCGCGGACGACCTGGACTTCGGTGCGTCCCAGGTCTCCGACACCATCACGCTGACGACCTCGCGTGACCTCGGCATCGACGTCGAATCCGACACCGTCACGCAGGGCGACAACGTGCAGTACACCGTCTCGGGCGGTACCGACGGTAACACGCACGTCGTCGCGATTCAGGCCGGCGACTGGCGGTCGAACAACGTCTCGAACGCACGGACCATCTTCCGTAACGTTCAGGACGTGAACGTGAAGGGTGTCTACGACGGCACCGAGCTTAATAGTGGCACCGCATCCAACGCGATTGCCTACGCGGTCGTCGAGATCGACGGCACGCAGGCCAGCGGATCGATCAACACGCAGCACCTCGACACGAGCGACGTCGACGTCGAGCTCTACGATGAGAGCAACGTCAGCGCTGCGTGGAGCGCCACCAGCACCGAGGACGACGTCTCCCTCACCGTCGAGGAAGGAGAGATCACGTTTGACTCGGTTTCGCCGTACGTGGTCGGCTCCGAAGTGACCCTGAACGGAACGGCGACCAGCTCCGACGCTGTTGCCGTGTACGTTCGGGACAACGCTCAGTGGCAGCGTGTCGACTTGAACGAGGATGGAACCTTCGATGACACGATCACCGTTGAGTCCGACGACACCTTCGAACAGGAGGACGTCACTCTGTCCAGCGCGGCTCCGAATAACATTCTCGGCCTCACTGGAACCTACCGTCTCGGTATGATCGACGCGGCGGATGCCCAGGGTAGGCAGATGTCGACCTCGAACTTCAGCTCCGGAACCAGCACGACGCAGTCGATCCGCGTCGTCGAAGGTGACCTGAGTGCGACCTTCGCAACGATCAACGGTCAGGTAAACACTGACGACAATACCGTCGACTTCAGCGGTACCGCAACCGGTGAAAACGAAGTCGTCGTCGCCTTCGTTGACCGTCGTGGAAACACCCACGCCGAGATTATCTCGGTGGACAGCGACGGAACGTTCGACGAGGAGGACTTCGACCTGAGCGGTTTCGGACTCTCCCAAGGTAGCGTGAGCGCTCACGTCATCACTAACGGCAACGATGCTTCCGTCGGCGATGGAAGCCAGCTTAACACCTCCGGCTCGGAGACTGCTGGCTCCTACGATGACCTGGTAGCGTGGATCAACGGCCCCGTTGATGACTCGAGCGCCAACGGTGACCAGGTCCGCGAGCAGATCATCGCGAACACGATCGAAGCGACGGCCTCCGACGACAAGATGGTCTCCACGACCTTCCGCTACACCGACAGCGCAACGAGCATCAGCTCGGTCCACGCGGAGGGCGTTGAGGCATCCGGCTCGAACCCGGTCGGCATCGACGAGACGATGATCGTCTCCGGCACGACCAACCGTCAGCCGGACGACAACACCATCACCGTCGAACTGACCAACGAGGACAACACGGCGACCGAAGTCGTGAGCACGGACGAGTGGGGTACTGACGGACAGTGGTCCGTCCAGATCGACCTCTCCGAGTCCGACCTCGAGACCGGCACCTACACGGTCGAGTCCGACGACGGAACCAACTCCGACACGATGGAAGTCGAACTCGTGACCGAGCGTGAGGAACCCACCGAGGAACCCACGGAGGAGCCCACGACTGAGCCCACCGAGGAGCCCACGACTGAGCCCACCGAGGAGCCCACGGAGGAGCCGACTGAAGAGCCCACCGAGGAACCCGCAGACACGACTGAGCCCACCGAGGAGGAGACGCCCGGCTTCGGTGCCGTCGTCGCCCTCGTCGCGCTCGTCGCCGCTGCGCTCCTCGCCGTCCGCCGCCGTCCCTAA
- a CDS encoding 50S ribosomal protein L23, translating into MSTIIEHPIVTEKAMDEMDFDNKLQFLVHLDATKGDVRDSIEDRYDVTVTNVNTQITPTGTKKATVTLSAEDDATEVASRIGVF; encoded by the coding sequence ATGAGCACGATCATCGAGCACCCGATCGTCACGGAGAAGGCGATGGACGAGATGGACTTCGACAACAAGCTCCAGTTCCTCGTCCACCTCGACGCGACGAAGGGCGACGTCCGCGACTCCATCGAGGACCGCTACGACGTCACGGTCACGAACGTGAACACGCAGATAACGCCGACGGGAACCAAGAAGGCGACGGTGACGCTGTCCGCCGAGGACGACGCCACCGAGGTCGCCTCCCGAATCGGGGTGTTC
- a CDS encoding 50S ribosomal protein L3, which yields MPQPSRPRKGSLGFGPRTRASSEVPRIRSWPDDDGAPALQGFAGYKAGMTHVVMVNDEANSPREGMEESVPVTVVETPPMYAVALRAYEDTPYGKQPVTEVWTSEFHDELDRTLDLPAEDTFEEDAEELDALLEAGDVDDVRVITHTAPDELSNVPKKEPDVMETRVGGGSIDERAEFALDLVSDGGAHEFGDVFRAGEYADVSGVTKGKGTQGPVKRWGVQKRKGKHARQGWRRRIGNLGPWNPSRVRSTVPQQGQTGYHQRTELNKRLIDFGEGDEASVDGGFVNYGEVDGSYALVKGSVPGPDKRLIRFRPAIRPNDQPRLDPEVRYVSTASNQG from the coding sequence ATGCCACAACCAAGCCGACCACGCAAAGGCTCGCTGGGCTTCGGACCGCGCACACGCGCGTCGAGCGAGGTGCCTCGCATCCGCTCGTGGCCCGACGACGACGGAGCGCCCGCGCTCCAAGGGTTCGCCGGCTACAAGGCCGGAATGACCCACGTCGTCATGGTCAACGACGAGGCCAACTCGCCGCGTGAGGGGATGGAGGAGTCCGTCCCCGTCACCGTGGTGGAGACGCCGCCGATGTACGCGGTGGCCCTGCGCGCCTACGAGGACACGCCGTACGGAAAGCAGCCGGTGACGGAGGTCTGGACGAGCGAGTTCCACGACGAGCTCGACCGGACGCTCGACCTGCCGGCCGAAGACACCTTCGAGGAGGACGCCGAGGAGCTCGACGCGCTCCTGGAGGCGGGCGACGTCGACGACGTTCGCGTCATCACCCACACCGCCCCGGACGAGCTCTCGAACGTCCCGAAGAAGGAACCCGACGTGATGGAGACCCGCGTCGGCGGCGGCTCGATCGACGAGCGCGCCGAGTTCGCCCTCGATCTCGTCTCGGACGGCGGCGCCCACGAGTTCGGCGACGTCTTCCGTGCGGGCGAGTACGCCGACGTCTCCGGCGTCACGAAGGGCAAGGGAACCCAGGGTCCCGTCAAGCGATGGGGCGTCCAAAAGCGGAAGGGCAAACACGCCCGCCAGGGATGGCGCCGACGGATCGGCAACCTCGGTCCGTGGAACCCCTCCCGGGTCCGCTCGACGGTTCCCCAGCAGGGCCAGACCGGGTACCACCAGCGAACCGAGCTCAACAAGCGTCTGATCGACTTCGGCGAGGGCGACGAGGCCTCCGTCGACGGCGGCTTCGTCAACTACGGCGAGGTCGACGGGTCGTACGCGCTCGTCAAGGGCTCGGTCCCGGGGCCGGACAAGCGACTGATCCGGTTCCGCCCGGCGATCCGACCGAACGACCAACCGCGCCTCGACCCCGAGGTCCGGTACGTATCCACCGCATCCAACCAGGGATAA
- a CDS encoding putative RNA uridine N3 methyltransferase, producing MDGLTLCVPSSIVREAEDEREATRKLGTVARAAAVFSATRLVVFPDREGERRRGGGFVETVLRYAATPPELRTDLWGRRDELAYVGVLPPLRVPSRTGSPPDGDESSTQGLVTEVGPDGRVRVNSPLGEHPISLLVPDGLSVERGERVTIRISSREPVRARITGKPEDGFQVVDTDLPEVLADAGLAIATSRHGEPLSVSRLAELAPQVQEADDPVVAFGAPGRGLPEILGIRPEDVTAAAGGPVEPDPGFDLWLNTIPQQGSKVVRTEEAMFASLASLTLTE from the coding sequence ATGGACGGACTCACGCTCTGTGTGCCGTCCTCGATCGTTCGAGAGGCCGAGGACGAACGCGAGGCGACTCGCAAGCTCGGCACCGTGGCCCGCGCGGCCGCGGTCTTCTCGGCGACCCGGCTCGTCGTCTTCCCCGACCGGGAAGGCGAACGACGTCGGGGCGGCGGGTTCGTCGAAACCGTGCTCCGGTATGCCGCGACGCCCCCCGAGCTCCGAACGGATCTCTGGGGACGACGCGACGAGCTGGCGTACGTCGGCGTGCTCCCGCCGCTTCGTGTCCCGTCACGGACCGGCTCGCCCCCCGACGGGGACGAGTCGTCAACACAGGGACTCGTGACCGAGGTCGGACCTGACGGCCGCGTTCGGGTCAATTCCCCGCTGGGGGAACACCCGATCTCCCTGCTCGTTCCCGACGGACTGTCGGTCGAGCGGGGGGAGCGCGTCACCATCAGGATCTCTTCGAGAGAACCGGTCCGTGCCCGCATCACCGGGAAGCCGGAGGACGGTTTCCAGGTCGTGGACACGGACCTTCCGGAGGTGCTCGCCGACGCCGGGCTTGCCATCGCGACGTCACGACACGGGGAACCGCTCTCCGTGTCGCGGCTCGCCGAACTCGCCCCGCAAGTGCAGGAGGCCGACGATCCGGTCGTCGCCTTCGGCGCGCCCGGCAGAGGGCTTCCGGAGATCCTCGGGATCCGCCCCGAGGACGTCACGGCCGCAGCGGGCGGCCCCGTCGAACCCGATCCGGGGTTCGACCTCTGGCTCAACACGATCCCGCAGCAGGGAAGCAAGGTGGTGCGAACGGAGGAAGCGATGTTCGCGTCCCTCGCGTCCCTCACGCTCACGGAGTAG
- a CDS encoding COG1361 family protein translates to MSGSRLLTGLLVLAVLGVGVGTVPLPAAADDPQVQIAGVAVSPDTPTTGEPVTLDVEIANLESSADAVDVTSVHVRTSGSADRHGQTGEIGYVAPGGSVEVPLSATFEEAGTHFLTVYVSVRGANGVQQAYQYPVSVEVEEPVATADLSATTAADGESATVTFTNYGNVNASAVALSAAVDGEVVDRTHVTDIAPASNGTATVDLSGVRSDAVTFTATYTAAGAEHSVSRTVDLDRPVDGEVRLTGLEVVPAGSGVRIQGDAANLGGTDAQSVLVRVGEADGVTPVAPAREYFVGGIEASEFATFELTARLAGDVSSVPIEISYLVDDERVTATQTVDVGAAGSIGGVGANAGGSGGSGSTGGDGSGNGSGGSGLLGGLGGLGGVALGAIVGLVVVVGIGTLRRIRG, encoded by the coding sequence ATGAGCGGGTCGCGACTGCTGACCGGACTTCTCGTCCTCGCCGTTCTCGGCGTCGGCGTCGGGACCGTCCCGCTGCCCGCCGCGGCCGACGACCCGCAGGTTCAGATCGCGGGCGTTGCCGTCTCGCCCGACACGCCCACGACCGGCGAGCCCGTCACGCTGGACGTCGAGATCGCGAACCTCGAATCGAGCGCGGACGCCGTCGACGTCACGTCCGTCCACGTGCGGACGTCCGGCAGTGCCGACCGACACGGCCAGACCGGCGAGATCGGGTACGTCGCCCCCGGCGGATCGGTCGAGGTCCCGCTGTCCGCCACCTTCGAGGAGGCCGGCACCCACTTCCTGACCGTTTACGTGAGCGTCCGCGGCGCGAACGGCGTCCAGCAGGCCTACCAGTACCCCGTCTCGGTCGAGGTCGAGGAGCCGGTGGCCACCGCGGACCTGTCGGCCACGACCGCCGCCGACGGCGAGTCCGCCACGGTCACGTTCACGAACTACGGGAACGTGAACGCCAGCGCGGTGGCGCTGTCCGCCGCCGTCGACGGCGAGGTGGTCGACCGCACTCACGTGACCGATATCGCGCCCGCGTCGAACGGGACCGCCACCGTCGACCTCTCGGGCGTCCGCAGCGACGCGGTCACGTTCACGGCGACCTACACCGCCGCCGGCGCCGAGCACTCGGTCTCCCGCACCGTCGATCTCGACCGGCCGGTCGACGGCGAGGTCCGCCTCACCGGGCTGGAGGTCGTTCCGGCCGGGAGCGGAGTTCGCATCCAGGGTGACGCCGCGAACCTCGGGGGCACCGACGCCCAGTCCGTGCTCGTTCGCGTGGGCGAGGCCGACGGGGTGACCCCGGTCGCGCCCGCACGCGAGTACTTCGTGGGCGGGATCGAGGCCAGCGAGTTCGCCACCTTCGAGCTGACCGCGAGACTCGCGGGCGACGTCTCGTCGGTCCCGATCGAGATCAGCTACCTCGTCGACGACGAGCGCGTCACGGCCACCCAGACGGTCGACGTCGGCGCAGCGGGCTCGATCGGCGGCGTGGGCGCGAACGCCGGCGGATCGGGTGGCTCCGGAAGCACCGGCGGTGACGGTTCCGGAAACGGATCCGGCGGATCCGGGCTGCTCGGTGGGCTCGGCGGCCTCGGCGGCGTGGCGCTGGGAGCGATCGTGGGGCTCGTCGTGGTCGTCGGGATCGGGACCCTTCGTCGGATCCGCGGATGA
- a CDS encoding DUF7827 domain-containing protein has translation MAIRNRRSRTLLLSFCLLVSAAAVGIGVAGGTAADSAVGFSETDIVVDRGNVATIGIELVNTDEAKLLIQSSDREYRAVLRVHDDNDDGHVGVRFNTFLGANGSDGASFDTASPKDRVTAIEQSAGQSPSVLESGRYNLIVSTGDSRIASVLRLENGSVGDSRSVALHRRTDPVPREPDVPTMDATMNATVDATMNATVESSTNVTVGDVGRVEFDVPSIEGAMEGTPPSERLVFANDSHPGAETTHLIQLSPDENVSDVRSVRVVYDGSSQTVPNTQRISRDGIETIGIDTDRDGRVDRSLKIRIVNIRTSSSGMATIAFDRPLSISESDTFIMAYSTRNPETTDRNGVHVSLASDVPGDDDLYNETDTMVYGPAGEGTLGHGIDLRIQDDDDRIVAPLAGVNTTYNPEAGTLLADLDTDRLGTGEYRVSLDARDHYGFGWDRIAMSENVSIVSPSVTITSVDRTTRSGDEPASVSVDAETNLATGNQVIVRLSTESTRSSYSYLSQCVATVDRTGSISCQFSLPDQLNEPPLSVSVTQNDTMLAGPERYD, from the coding sequence ATGGCTATCCGGAATCGCCGATCGCGAACGCTGCTGCTCTCCTTCTGTCTTCTCGTCTCCGCAGCAGCCGTCGGAATCGGCGTCGCTGGGGGTACTGCAGCCGACAGTGCAGTCGGTTTCTCCGAGACGGATATCGTCGTGGATCGGGGCAACGTCGCCACCATCGGAATCGAATTGGTGAACACGGACGAGGCGAAGCTTCTGATCCAATCCTCCGACCGGGAATATCGAGCGGTTCTTCGCGTTCACGACGATAACGACGACGGGCACGTCGGGGTTCGGTTCAACACGTTCCTCGGAGCGAACGGCTCCGATGGAGCCTCGTTCGATACGGCTTCGCCCAAGGATCGTGTGACCGCCATTGAACAGTCAGCCGGACAGTCGCCGTCGGTGCTCGAATCCGGCCGGTACAACCTCATCGTGTCGACCGGCGACTCCCGGATCGCATCGGTGCTCCGACTGGAGAACGGGTCGGTCGGGGACAGCCGAAGCGTTGCCCTCCATCGTCGTACCGATCCGGTGCCACGGGAGCCGGACGTTCCCACTATGGACGCCACGATGAACGCCACTGTGGACGCCACGATGAACGCCACTGTGGAATCTTCAACGAACGTCACGGTCGGCGACGTCGGTCGCGTCGAGTTCGACGTCCCGAGCATCGAAGGTGCGATGGAGGGAACGCCGCCGAGCGAGCGTCTCGTCTTCGCCAATGACTCACACCCCGGTGCGGAAACCACGCATCTCATTCAACTATCGCCGGACGAGAACGTCTCGGACGTCAGATCGGTTCGGGTCGTATACGACGGGTCGAGTCAAACCGTTCCGAACACGCAACGGATCTCCCGTGACGGCATCGAGACGATCGGGATCGACACGGATCGGGACGGACGGGTCGATAGATCGCTCAAGATCCGGATCGTGAACATCCGTACCAGTTCGAGCGGGATGGCAACGATCGCCTTCGATCGTCCGCTCTCGATCTCGGAATCGGACACGTTTATCATGGCGTACTCCACACGGAACCCCGAAACGACCGACCGAAACGGGGTCCATGTTTCGCTTGCCTCGGACGTTCCGGGGGACGACGATCTGTATAACGAAACCGATACGATGGTGTACGGTCCCGCCGGGGAGGGGACGCTCGGCCACGGAATCGACCTCCGGATCCAGGACGATGACGATCGGATCGTGGCGCCGCTTGCGGGAGTGAACACGACGTATAACCCCGAGGCGGGGACGTTACTGGCCGACCTCGATACGGACCGTCTCGGCACCGGCGAGTATCGGGTGTCCCTTGACGCCCGCGATCACTACGGGTTCGGATGGGATCGGATCGCGATGAGCGAAAACGTCTCCATCGTTTCGCCATCGGTCACGATCACGTCGGTCGATCGGACGACGCGCTCCGGCGACGAACCGGCGTCCGTGTCGGTGGATGCTGAGACGAACCTTGCCACCGGCAATCAGGTGATCGTTCGCCTGTCGACGGAGTCGACCAGGAGCAGCTATTCGTACCTCTCGCAGTGCGTCGCGACGGTCGACCGTACCGGATCGATATCGTGTCAATTCAGCCTTCCGGACCAGCTGAACGAGCCGCCGCTGAGCGTCTCCGTGACCCAGAACGACACTATGCTTGCGGGTCCGGAACGGTACGACTAG